One segment of Xiphias gladius isolate SHS-SW01 ecotype Sanya breed wild chromosome 1, ASM1685928v1, whole genome shotgun sequence DNA contains the following:
- the dync1li2 gene encoding cytoplasmic dynein 1 light intermediate chain 2 isoform X1, with protein MAPVLEKQLPGAAGAGENNSEEEEGQNLWSSILSEVSTRSSSKLPSGKNILVFGEDGSGKTTLMAKLQGADHSKKGRGLEYLYLNVHDEDRDDLTRCNVWILDGDVYHKGLLKFAVSAQSLPDCLAVFVVDMSRPWTIMESLQKWASVLRDHVDKLKIPPEDMREMEQKMVKAFQEYTEPEDATPSSPQRRAPTAGEEEAVVLPLGDNTLTYNLGIPVLIVCTKCDAVSILEKEHDYREEQFDFIQSHIRRFCLQYGAGLIYTSVKEEKNLDLLYKYIVHKMYDFQFTTPALVVEKDAVFIPSGWDNEKKIGILHENFTTVRPEDPFEDFITKPPVRKLVHDKEINAEDEQVFLMKQQSLLAKQPATPTRGATESPGRPASGSPRPAGRAGQPTVTSGSPMAAVKKPDPNMKAGAANEGVLANFFNSLLSKKTGAPGSPGTGAVGAGVQGSAKKTGQKPGLTDVQAELDRMTRKQDSMVSANNIPPPTENEA; from the exons ATGGCTCCCGTTCTGGAGAAACAGCTCCCGGGCGCAGCCGGGGCAGGCGAGAATAACAGCGAAGAGGAAGAAGGACAAAACCTTTG GTCCTCAATACTTAGTGAAGTTTCAACTAGATCGAGTTCAAAGCTGCCATCAGGAAAAAATATCCTGGTATTTG GTGAGGATGGATCAGGAAAAACTACACTTATGGCCAAACTTCaaggagctgatcacagcaaGAAAGGAAGGGGATTGGAGTATCTGTACTTAAATGTCCATGATGAGGACAGAGATG ACCTTACTCGCTGTAATGTGTGGATCCTGGATGGGGATGTATACCACAAAGGCCTACTTAAGTTTGCTGTTTCAGCTCAGTCACTACCTGACTGTCTAGCTGTGTTTGTTGTGGATATGTCTCGGCCCTGGACCATTATGGAGTCACTACAGAAGTGGGCCAGTGTGCTGCGTGACCATGTGGACAAGCTCAAGATCCCTCCTGAGGACATGAGAGAAATGGAGCAGAAAA TGGTGAAAGCGTTCCAAGAGTACACAGAACCTGAAGATGCCACCCCATCATCCCCACAGAGACGGGCCCCAACAGCAGGGGAAGAGGAGGCTGTTGTGCTACCGCTTGGGgacaacacactcacatacaacCTGGGCATTCCAGTGCTAATAGTTTGCACAAAG tgtGATGCAGTCAGCATACTAGAGAAGGAGCATGACTACAGAGAGGAGCAGTTCGATTTCATCCAGTCCCACATCAGAAGATTTTGCTTACAGT ATGGAGCTGGCTTGATCTACACTTCAGTCAAAGAAGAGAAGAACCTGGATCTGCTTTACAAATATATAGTACATAAGATGTATGACTTCCAGTTCACCACACCTGCCTTAGTGGTGGAGAAGGATGCAGTGTTCAT TCCATCTGGATGGGATAATGAGAAGAAAATTGGGATTTTGCATGAAAACTTCACAACAGTCAGACCCGAAGATCCATTTGAAGACTTTATCACAAAGCCTCCAGTACGAAAG CTGGTTCATGACAAAGAGATAAATGCAGAGGATGAGCAGGTATTCCTGATGAAGCAACAG tctTTGTTAGCAAAGCAGCCAGCCACGCCAACAAGAGGGGCAACA GAGTCTCCAGGACGGCCAGCCTCAGGGTCTCCCAGGCCTGCGGGTCGTGCTGGCCAACCCACCGTGACCAGTGGCTCACCAATGGCTGCTGTCAAAAAGCCTGACCCCAACATGAAAG CGGGGGCTGCCAATGAGGGAGTGCTGGCTAACTTCTTCAACAGTCTGTTGAGTAAAAAGACTGGAGCCCCAGGGAGCCCAGGAACTGGAGCAGTTGGAGCTGGAGTTCAAGGGTCTGCCAAGAAAACAG GGCAGAAGCCGGGTTTGACTGATGTCCAGGCTGAGTTGGACAGAATGACTCGCAAACAAGACTCCATGGTTTCAGCTAACAACATACCGCCGCCGACAGAGAACGAAGCGTGa
- the dync1li2 gene encoding cytoplasmic dynein 1 light intermediate chain 2 isoform X2 yields the protein MAPVLEKQLPGAAGAGENNSEEEEGQNLWSSILSEVSTRSSSKLPSGKNILVFGEDGSGKTTLMAKLQGADHSKKGRGLEYLYLNVHDEDRDDLTRCNVWILDGDVYHKGLLKFAVSAQSLPDCLAVFVVDMSRPWTIMESLQKWASVLRDHVDKLKIPPEDMREMEQKMVKAFQEYTEPEDATPSSPQRRAPTAGEEEAVVLPLGDNTLTYNLGIPVLIVCTKCDAVSILEKEHDYREEQFDFIQSHIRRFCLQYGAGLIYTSVKEEKNLDLLYKYIVHKMYDFQFTTPALVVEKDAVFIPSGWDNEKKIGILHENFTTVRPEDPFEDFITKPPVRKLVHDKEINAEDEQVFLMKQQSLLAKQPATPTRGATESPGRPASGSPRPAGRAGQPTVTSGSPMAAVKKPDPNMKAGAANEGVLANFFNSLLSKKTGAPGSPGTGAVGAGVQGSAKKTEAGFD from the exons ATGGCTCCCGTTCTGGAGAAACAGCTCCCGGGCGCAGCCGGGGCAGGCGAGAATAACAGCGAAGAGGAAGAAGGACAAAACCTTTG GTCCTCAATACTTAGTGAAGTTTCAACTAGATCGAGTTCAAAGCTGCCATCAGGAAAAAATATCCTGGTATTTG GTGAGGATGGATCAGGAAAAACTACACTTATGGCCAAACTTCaaggagctgatcacagcaaGAAAGGAAGGGGATTGGAGTATCTGTACTTAAATGTCCATGATGAGGACAGAGATG ACCTTACTCGCTGTAATGTGTGGATCCTGGATGGGGATGTATACCACAAAGGCCTACTTAAGTTTGCTGTTTCAGCTCAGTCACTACCTGACTGTCTAGCTGTGTTTGTTGTGGATATGTCTCGGCCCTGGACCATTATGGAGTCACTACAGAAGTGGGCCAGTGTGCTGCGTGACCATGTGGACAAGCTCAAGATCCCTCCTGAGGACATGAGAGAAATGGAGCAGAAAA TGGTGAAAGCGTTCCAAGAGTACACAGAACCTGAAGATGCCACCCCATCATCCCCACAGAGACGGGCCCCAACAGCAGGGGAAGAGGAGGCTGTTGTGCTACCGCTTGGGgacaacacactcacatacaacCTGGGCATTCCAGTGCTAATAGTTTGCACAAAG tgtGATGCAGTCAGCATACTAGAGAAGGAGCATGACTACAGAGAGGAGCAGTTCGATTTCATCCAGTCCCACATCAGAAGATTTTGCTTACAGT ATGGAGCTGGCTTGATCTACACTTCAGTCAAAGAAGAGAAGAACCTGGATCTGCTTTACAAATATATAGTACATAAGATGTATGACTTCCAGTTCACCACACCTGCCTTAGTGGTGGAGAAGGATGCAGTGTTCAT TCCATCTGGATGGGATAATGAGAAGAAAATTGGGATTTTGCATGAAAACTTCACAACAGTCAGACCCGAAGATCCATTTGAAGACTTTATCACAAAGCCTCCAGTACGAAAG CTGGTTCATGACAAAGAGATAAATGCAGAGGATGAGCAGGTATTCCTGATGAAGCAACAG tctTTGTTAGCAAAGCAGCCAGCCACGCCAACAAGAGGGGCAACA GAGTCTCCAGGACGGCCAGCCTCAGGGTCTCCCAGGCCTGCGGGTCGTGCTGGCCAACCCACCGTGACCAGTGGCTCACCAATGGCTGCTGTCAAAAAGCCTGACCCCAACATGAAAG CGGGGGCTGCCAATGAGGGAGTGCTGGCTAACTTCTTCAACAGTCTGTTGAGTAAAAAGACTGGAGCCCCAGGGAGCCCAGGAACTGGAGCAGTTGGAGCTGGAGTTCAAGGGTCTGCCAAGAAAACAG AAGCCGGGTTTGACTGA